The Moorena producens PAL-8-15-08-1 genomic interval AGGTTGGCTCTACCAGCTTACCTAAATTTAAGTATAATTTAATACTTTTTTTGTCGTAGATTAAAATTGCTAAACTATAAGATAATAATTAATTATCTAGCATTTTTCAACCAAGGGATAAATGCTATAATACAAACAAATAAAACAGTATCATCACCACCCATGATCAGATGATCACATTAGGTGTTATTCCAACACTTTTATTACCAGCTTCTCAAGGGACTTAATAAGCGCCCATGTCAAGTTTTATCAAGTCAATCACTGTAGAGAGTCCCTCTTTAGTTTTCAAATTCGTAAACACAAAGGGTTTATCTCCTCGCATCTTTTTAGCATCCCGTTCCATCACCCCCAAATCTGCTCCCACCTGAGGTGCCAGATCAATTTTGTTAATCACCAGCAAGTCAGACTTGGTGATTCCTGGTCCTCCTTTACGAGGAATCTTATCCCCAGCAGCGACATCAATAACGTAGATCGTGAAATCTACTAGTTCTGGACTGAAGGTTGCTGCTAGGTTATCCCCTCCACTTTCTAGGAACACCAAGTCTAAATCAGTAAACCGATTTTCCAGCTGTTCAATGGCTGCCAAGTTCATGGAGGCATCTTCCCGAATGGCAGTATGGGGACAACCCCCTGTTTCCACACCCAGAATGCGATCGCTTTCTAGAGCCTGACTCCTAACTAAAAACTGGG includes:
- the ureG gene encoding urease accessory protein UreG, whose protein sequence is MSTFRVGIAGPVGSGKTALLDALCKALRDSYQIAVVTNDIYTQEDAQFLVRSQALESDRILGVETGGCPHTAIREDASMNLAAIEQLENRFTDLDLVFLESGGDNLAATFSPELVDFTIYVIDVAAGDKIPRKGGPGITKSDLLVINKIDLAPQVGADLGVMERDAKKMRGDKPFVFTNLKTKEGLSTVIDLIKLDMGAY